The proteins below are encoded in one region of Flavobacterium sp. IMCC34852:
- the metG gene encoding methionine--tRNA ligase produces MLENPKRYTITAALPYTNGPIHIGHLAGVYVPSDIYARYLRLQGKDVAFICGSDEHGVAISMKAKKEGITPQQVIDKYDGIIRKSFIDFGISFDNYSRTSSQIHHDTASEFFRKLYDKGDFIEEVTEQLYDAKAEQFLADRFVTGTCPKCENPEAYGDQCERCGSTLNATDLINPKSTITGETPIIKATKHWFLPLDRYQDFLQKWILEDHAKDWKTNVLGQVKSWLDDGLKPRAVTRDLDWGIDVPVEGAEGKKLYVWFDAPIGYISSTKEWAAREGKNWEDYWKTEDTKLVHFIGKDNIVFHCIIFPAMLKAEGSFILPDNVPANEFLNLEGNKLSTSKNWAVWLHEYLIDFPEKQDVLRYALTANAPETKDNDFTWKDFQARNNNELAAIFGNFINRVVVLTNKYYNGVVPSPNEFSEVDEQTLAELKAYPAVISSSIERYRFREAQGELMNVARLGNKYLADEEPWKMVKTNPERVQTQMYVALQIAAALQVLAEPFLPFTSAKLSKILKLDNLSWNSVTETSELIVAGHQIGEAEILFAQIEDAEIQKQIDKLEATKKANVMENQVTEPQKPTSTFEDFSKLDLRVGTILEAEKMPKANKLLVLKVDTGIDVRTIVSGIAEHFSPEEVVGKRVTVLVNLAPRALRGVESQGMILMTNNKEGQLVFVNPDAEGVDNGALIS; encoded by the coding sequence ATGTTAGAAAATCCAAAAAGATATACCATTACGGCAGCTTTGCCCTATACTAATGGTCCCATTCACATCGGACATTTGGCCGGAGTTTATGTACCATCTGATATTTATGCGCGCTATTTAAGATTACAAGGGAAAGACGTGGCTTTTATTTGCGGAAGCGATGAACACGGCGTGGCCATTTCGATGAAAGCCAAAAAAGAAGGCATTACACCACAACAAGTCATCGACAAATATGACGGTATCATCCGAAAATCATTTATCGATTTCGGTATTTCTTTCGACAACTATTCGAGAACGTCTTCCCAAATCCACCACGATACCGCTTCTGAATTTTTTAGAAAGTTATATGACAAAGGCGACTTTATTGAAGAAGTAACCGAACAATTGTACGATGCCAAAGCCGAACAGTTTTTAGCCGACCGTTTCGTTACCGGAACATGTCCGAAATGCGAAAATCCGGAAGCTTACGGCGACCAATGTGAACGTTGCGGTTCTACTTTAAACGCGACGGATTTGATTAATCCAAAATCAACCATCACGGGAGAAACGCCCATTATCAAAGCAACCAAACACTGGTTTTTACCTTTGGATCGATACCAGGATTTTTTACAGAAATGGATTTTGGAAGACCATGCCAAAGACTGGAAAACCAACGTACTGGGTCAAGTAAAATCATGGTTAGACGATGGTTTGAAACCACGTGCGGTAACTCGTGACCTAGATTGGGGAATCGATGTTCCCGTTGAAGGAGCTGAAGGCAAAAAATTATACGTTTGGTTTGACGCACCGATTGGCTACATTTCTTCTACTAAAGAATGGGCCGCTCGCGAAGGTAAAAACTGGGAAGATTACTGGAAGACAGAAGATACCAAATTGGTTCATTTCATCGGGAAAGACAATATAGTTTTCCACTGTATCATTTTCCCTGCCATGTTGAAAGCGGAAGGCAGTTTTATTTTACCCGATAATGTTCCTGCCAATGAGTTTTTAAATTTGGAAGGAAATAAACTATCGACTTCTAAAAACTGGGCCGTTTGGTTGCACGAATACCTAATCGATTTCCCTGAAAAGCAAGATGTTTTGCGTTATGCTTTAACCGCGAATGCTCCGGAAACCAAAGACAACGACTTTACTTGGAAAGATTTTCAGGCGAGGAATAACAACGAACTAGCGGCGATTTTTGGCAACTTCATCAATCGTGTAGTCGTGTTGACCAATAAATATTACAACGGTGTTGTTCCGTCACCAAATGAATTCAGCGAAGTAGACGAACAAACTTTAGCCGAATTAAAAGCCTATCCTGCGGTGATTTCGAGTTCGATTGAGCGTTACCGTTTCAGAGAAGCGCAAGGCGAATTGATGAATGTAGCGCGACTCGGAAACAAATATTTAGCCGATGAAGAACCTTGGAAAATGGTGAAAACCAATCCGGAAAGAGTTCAGACGCAAATGTATGTGGCGTTGCAAATTGCGGCCGCTTTACAGGTTTTGGCCGAACCTTTTTTACCGTTTACTTCCGCTAAACTTTCGAAGATTTTAAAATTGGATAACCTAAGTTGGAATTCGGTTACCGAAACCTCTGAATTAATTGTGGCCGGTCACCAAATTGGCGAAGCCGAAATACTTTTTGCCCAAATTGAAGATGCCGAAATCCAAAAACAAATAGACAAACTTGAAGCCACTAAAAAAGCCAATGTCATGGAAAACCAAGTAACTGAACCACAAAAACCAACGTCAACCTTTGAAGATTTCTCCAAATTAGATTTGCGTGTCGGAACGATATTGGAAGCGGAAAAAATGCCGAAAGCCAATAAATTATTGGTATTAAAAGTTGATACCGGCATTGACGTTCGTACGATTGTTTCCGGAATTGCCGAGCATTTTTCACCGGAAGAAGTCGTTGGAAAACGCGTTACCGTTTTAGTGAATTTGGCGCCAAGAGCTTTGCGCGGTGTGGAAAGTCAGGGTATGATTTTGATGACCAACAACAAAGAAGGCCAACTGGTTTTTGTCAACCCGGATGCGGAAGGTGTGGATAATGGTGCTTTGATTAGTTAA
- a CDS encoding S66 peptidase family protein, producing MRILLIFVSLITFSSYAQKKMITPPYLQKGDTVAIVSTARKNIDDNLKPTIDMLEGWGLKVKIGNTIGLDYYQLAGTDDQRAADFQEQMDNPNIKAIWCVRGGYGTVKIIDKLDFTQFKKNPKWIIGFSDVTVLHSHLNRMGFESLHAIMPVSVARATDEAKNSLCTALFGEKLQYTLDCDALNHIGKAKGELVGGNLSILYSLLGSESAIDCNDKILFIEDLDEYLYHIDRMMMNLKRNGCLSSLKGIIVGGMTEMKDNEIPWGRNALEIIEDTTKGLNIPIIYNFPAGHIRDNRALIFGRQISMEVTAEKSKVVFE from the coding sequence ATGCGAATCCTTTTAATCTTTGTTTCACTAATTACTTTTTCTTCTTACGCCCAAAAAAAGATGATTACACCTCCGTATTTGCAAAAAGGCGACACTGTTGCCATTGTTTCCACCGCTCGAAAAAATATAGACGACAATTTAAAACCTACCATCGATATGCTCGAAGGTTGGGGTTTGAAAGTCAAAATAGGCAATACTATCGGTTTAGATTATTACCAATTGGCCGGAACAGATGACCAGCGTGCAGCTGATTTTCAGGAGCAAATGGACAATCCGAATATCAAAGCGATTTGGTGTGTTCGCGGCGGTTACGGTACCGTAAAGATTATTGATAAACTCGATTTTACTCAATTCAAAAAAAACCCGAAATGGATAATCGGTTTTAGCGATGTAACCGTTTTGCACAGTCATTTGAATCGAATGGGTTTTGAGTCTTTACATGCGATTATGCCGGTCAGCGTAGCAAGAGCCACTGATGAAGCGAAAAATTCACTTTGCACCGCATTGTTTGGCGAAAAATTGCAATACACTTTAGATTGTGATGCTTTAAATCATATTGGCAAAGCCAAAGGCGAATTGGTAGGCGGAAACCTTTCGATTTTATACAGTTTGTTGGGTTCAGAATCCGCGATTGATTGTAATGATAAAATACTTTTTATTGAAGATTTAGACGAATATTTATACCATATAGACCGCATGATGATGAACCTAAAACGCAACGGTTGTTTGAGTAGTTTGAAAGGGATTATTGTAGGTGGGATGACTGAGATGAAAGACAACGAAATTCCATGGGGAAGAAATGCATTGGAAATTATTGAAGACACGACTAAAGGATTAAATATTCCTATCATTTATAATTTTCCGGCCGGGCATATCAGAGACAATCGCGCTTTGATTTTCGGCAGACAAATTTCGATGGAAGTAACGGCAGAAAAGAGCAAAGTGGTTTTTGAATAG
- a CDS encoding YraN family protein, with amino-acid sequence MAKHNELGKLGEELAVDFLQKNGYTVLETNWTFQKAEIDIIAQKENILAVVEVKTRSSIEFGLPQDFVKPKKIQLLVKAVNEYVVSNDLDIEVRFDIVAIHKQENNYKIEHIEDAFYYF; translated from the coding sequence ATGGCAAAGCACAACGAACTTGGCAAATTAGGTGAAGAATTAGCTGTAGATTTTCTGCAAAAGAACGGCTATACTGTTTTGGAAACCAATTGGACTTTTCAAAAAGCCGAAATTGACATCATTGCCCAAAAAGAGAACATCTTAGCAGTTGTTGAAGTTAAAACGCGTTCCAGTATTGAGTTTGGTTTGCCGCAAGATTTTGTAAAGCCCAAGAAAATCCAATTGTTAGTTAAAGCCGTAAATGAATATGTGGTTTCGAATGATTTAGATATTGAGGTTCGATTTGACATTGTCGCCATACATAAACAAGAAAATAATTATAAAATTGAGCACATAGAAGATGCTTTTTATTATTTTTAA
- a CDS encoding M12 family metallo-peptidase gives MKKVLLLAVFLIVTAVGAQNKIAQKIGEMQEINTDFKPVSVLSPSQNNTNAEINKVVEEATLATLDMAKVNEVVANQYETIALTIPYQGTQHSILLYKVNLMAEGFQVDTDKQKNFQYQKGVHYRGIINGNINSVASFNFFNGEFNGIFSSSELGNIVVGKLDKPNNQTEYIVYSDANMRVANDWDCHVKEEGFEPSESSTTARDVNTAKCVTFYFEVDFTLYVQNGSNVTTTTNWMTSVYNNVQTLFTNDGITTALKSIFVWTTSDPYSAMPSGSTSGDYLGTFAQNRPVFNGDVGMLVGIDPGGLGGVAYLNSVCGQSNYAYSDVNFSYATVPTYSWTVQVMTHEFGHSLGSPHTHGCYWNGSNTAIDGCGQQAGYSEGTCAQGPIPTSTVKGTIMSYCHLVSGVGISFANGFGPQPTTLITNTVNGKSCLSTDCINTCINTVAQVFVDNVTETSAVITWNDLNTGQTSWQISVTLLGAASSWQTVNTNSYTVTNLAPNTYYDFRVRPICTGITPVFERTIFATAGNYCGGMLFTDSGGQFDEHSNMESFTRTMIPNQPNQMLRAVFNAFELELDYDYLYIYDGPNETYPEFFPGGYTGTNSPGTITSSAPDGSLTFKFFSDQYITASGWVANISCLQSLGTADSNYIDYSYYPNPTNGNLTINSKDPISEVTVYNVQGQLLFIQKMNEMTTNVDMSSFAGGTYFFKLKINGVEANFKVLKM, from the coding sequence ATGAAGAAAGTTTTACTTTTAGCTGTTTTTTTAATAGTGACCGCAGTTGGCGCTCAAAATAAAATAGCTCAAAAAATCGGAGAAATGCAAGAAATAAACACCGATTTTAAACCTGTTTCTGTGCTTTCGCCTTCACAAAACAACACTAATGCTGAAATAAATAAAGTAGTTGAAGAAGCAACTTTGGCAACTTTAGATATGGCCAAAGTGAATGAAGTTGTGGCCAATCAATATGAAACTATTGCATTAACCATTCCTTACCAAGGAACACAGCATTCAATATTGTTGTATAAAGTTAATTTAATGGCTGAAGGATTTCAGGTAGATACCGATAAACAGAAAAATTTTCAATACCAAAAGGGTGTGCACTACAGAGGAATAATCAACGGCAATATAAACTCAGTGGCTTCTTTCAATTTTTTTAACGGCGAGTTTAACGGTATTTTTTCGAGTTCCGAATTGGGAAATATTGTAGTTGGAAAATTGGACAAACCTAATAATCAAACAGAATATATAGTATATTCTGATGCGAACATGAGAGTCGCAAACGATTGGGATTGTCATGTTAAAGAAGAAGGATTTGAACCAAGTGAGTCAAGCACTACTGCCAGAGATGTGAATACCGCAAAATGTGTTACGTTTTATTTTGAAGTCGATTTTACTTTGTATGTTCAAAACGGCAGTAATGTTACCACCACAACCAATTGGATGACTTCGGTTTACAATAATGTGCAAACTTTGTTTACTAACGACGGAATAACCACCGCCTTAAAATCTATTTTTGTTTGGACGACTTCTGATCCTTACAGCGCTATGCCTTCGGGCTCAACTTCGGGAGATTATTTGGGTACTTTTGCGCAAAACAGACCGGTTTTTAATGGTGATGTTGGTATGTTGGTTGGAATTGATCCGGGCGGATTGGGCGGCGTTGCCTATTTAAATTCTGTTTGCGGTCAATCAAATTATGCTTATTCGGACGTAAATTTCAGCTATGCTACTGTACCAACTTATTCTTGGACGGTACAAGTAATGACCCATGAGTTTGGTCATTCCCTCGGGTCACCACACACACACGGCTGTTATTGGAACGGAAGCAACACCGCCATTGACGGTTGCGGGCAACAAGCCGGTTACAGCGAAGGAACTTGTGCTCAAGGACCAATTCCTACCAGTACGGTAAAAGGAACCATTATGAGTTATTGTCATTTGGTTTCAGGAGTAGGAATTAGCTTTGCCAACGGATTCGGGCCACAACCGACAACTTTAATTACCAATACCGTTAACGGAAAAAGTTGTTTGAGTACCGATTGTATCAATACTTGTATCAATACGGTGGCTCAAGTTTTTGTAGATAATGTTACAGAAACATCAGCGGTTATCACTTGGAATGATTTGAATACCGGACAAACGTCTTGGCAAATATCTGTAACATTGTTGGGTGCTGCGTCTTCTTGGCAAACGGTAAATACCAATAGTTACACAGTGACTAATTTGGCACCTAACACTTATTATGATTTTAGAGTAAGACCTATTTGTACGGGAATCACACCGGTTTTTGAAAGAACAATTTTTGCTACTGCAGGAAATTATTGCGGTGGTATGTTGTTTACGGATTCCGGAGGACAGTTTGATGAGCATTCTAATATGGAGTCATTTACCAGAACTATGATTCCTAACCAACCCAACCAAATGTTGAGAGCGGTTTTCAATGCCTTCGAATTAGAGTTGGATTATGATTATTTATACATTTATGACGGACCAAATGAGACTTATCCTGAATTTTTTCCCGGTGGTTACACCGGAACGAATTCTCCGGGAACTATTACTTCATCGGCTCCTGATGGTTCTTTAACTTTTAAATTTTTCTCGGATCAATACATTACTGCTTCGGGTTGGGTCGCCAATATTTCTTGTTTGCAATCACTAGGCACAGCTGACAGCAATTATATTGATTACTCTTATTATCCTAATCCGACGAATGGAAATTTAACCATCAACTCTAAAGATCCAATATCAGAAGTTACCGTGTACAATGTTCAAGGGCAATTGTTATTCATCCAAAAAATGAATGAAATGACCACCAATGTTGATATGTCTTCTTTTGCCGGCGGAACTTATTTCTTTAAGTTAAAAATCAATGGTGTGGAAGCCAATTTCAAAGTTTTGAAAATGTAG
- the mfd gene encoding transcription-repair coupling factor produces the protein MSQNSLYNSYFHSAKVKQIAESLENPLAKIQLKGLLGSSLSFVFQAVFKKSEKPFLLILNEKEEAAYYLNDLEQMIGANDVLFYPSSYRRPYQIEETDNANVLLRSEVLNRINSRKKPAVIVTYPEALFEKVVTRKELDKNTLKVAVGDNVSIDFINEVLFEYEFKRVDFITEPGEFSVRGGILDVFSFSNDNPYRIEFFGNEVDSIRTFDVATQLSVEKQTKITIIPNLENKFIKENRESFLDYISDKTVLCIENTEFLTSQLDKLFGKAIETFDKLSKDVKHASPEHLFLNQEGFLRKALDFSIVELSNKPLFKTTKTFEFHIQPQPSFNKQFDLLLNNLSDNHFNGYTNYLYCANEGQANRFHDIFESLDEENHENIRKQYHTIVSSLYQGFIDEENQIACYTDHQIFERYHKFSIKNGYSKKQTLTLKELNSLSVGDYVTHIDHGIGKFGGLQKIQVEGKTQEAIKLVYADNDIVYVSIHSLHKISKYNGKDGTPPKIYKLGSNAWKVLKQKTKARVKHIAFNLIQLYAKRRLEKGFQFAPDSYLQKELESSFIYEDTPDQITATQDVKADMEKDRPMDRLVCGDVGFGKTEVAIRAAFKAVDNSKQVAVLVPTTILAYQHYRTFSERLKDMPVKVGYLNRFRTAKQKAQTLEELASGKLDIIIGTHQLVNKNVQFKDLGLLIVDEEQKFGVNVKDKLKTIAANVDTLTLTATPIPRTLQFSLMAARDLSVITTPPPNRYPIESQVVGFNEELIRDAISYEIQRNGQVFFINNRIENIKEIAGMIQRLVPDARVGIGHGQMEGTKLEELMLGFMNGDFDVLVATTIIESGLDVPNANTIFINNANNFGLSDLHQMRGRVGRSNKKAFCYFICPPYSAMTEDARKRIQALEQFSELGSGFNIAMKDLEIRGAGDLLGGEQSGFINEIGFETYQKIMNEAIEELKENEFKELYESDTDIDTKEYVKDLQIDTDFELLFPDEYINNISERLNLYNELGNIKNEEELIAYENKLIDRFGPLPKEAKALLNSIRIKWIATQVGIEKIVMKQGKLIGYFVSDQQSEYYNSKQFRHMLQFVQQHGNICKMKEKETKNGLRLLLTFENVKSISRALEYMELMKK, from the coding sequence TTGAGCCAAAACTCTTTATACAACAGTTACTTTCACTCGGCGAAAGTTAAGCAAATAGCCGAAAGTCTTGAAAATCCTTTGGCTAAAATTCAGTTAAAAGGACTTCTGGGTTCGTCGCTTTCATTTGTCTTTCAGGCTGTTTTTAAAAAAAGTGAAAAACCTTTTCTTCTAATTTTAAACGAAAAAGAAGAAGCTGCTTATTACTTAAACGATTTGGAACAAATGATTGGCGCCAATGACGTGCTGTTTTACCCAAGTTCGTATCGCCGTCCGTACCAAATTGAAGAAACCGATAACGCCAATGTATTATTGCGTTCCGAAGTTTTAAACCGAATCAATTCTCGCAAAAAACCGGCAGTCATTGTTACTTATCCAGAAGCGCTTTTTGAAAAAGTCGTGACGCGAAAAGAACTCGACAAAAACACTTTAAAAGTAGCGGTTGGCGATAATGTTTCCATCGATTTTATCAACGAGGTTTTATTTGAATACGAATTCAAAAGAGTAGATTTTATTACTGAACCCGGCGAATTCTCTGTTCGTGGCGGCATCTTGGATGTGTTTTCGTTTTCCAATGACAATCCGTATCGTATAGAATTTTTTGGCAATGAAGTCGATAGCATTCGAACGTTTGATGTGGCAACCCAACTCTCAGTAGAAAAGCAAACCAAGATTACCATCATCCCGAATTTAGAAAATAAATTCATCAAAGAAAACCGCGAAAGCTTCCTCGATTACATCAGCGATAAAACTGTATTGTGTATTGAAAATACTGAGTTTCTGACATCGCAATTGGACAAACTTTTTGGCAAAGCCATCGAAACATTTGACAAACTTTCTAAAGACGTTAAACACGCTTCTCCGGAGCATTTATTCTTAAACCAAGAAGGCTTTTTGCGCAAAGCGTTGGATTTTTCCATCGTAGAATTGTCCAACAAACCATTATTCAAAACGACTAAAACTTTCGAGTTTCACATACAACCTCAACCTTCGTTTAACAAGCAATTTGACTTGCTGTTGAACAATTTGAGCGATAATCATTTCAACGGCTACACCAATTATTTGTACTGTGCCAATGAAGGTCAGGCCAACCGTTTTCACGATATTTTCGAAAGTTTAGATGAAGAAAACCACGAGAACATCCGCAAGCAATACCACACGATAGTTTCCTCTTTGTACCAAGGTTTCATCGATGAAGAAAACCAAATCGCCTGTTATACCGACCATCAGATTTTTGAGCGTTACCATAAATTCAGCATCAAAAACGGGTATTCTAAAAAGCAAACACTGACGTTGAAAGAACTCAATTCCTTATCCGTAGGCGATTATGTAACACATATCGATCACGGTATCGGGAAGTTTGGCGGTTTGCAAAAAATTCAAGTCGAAGGCAAAACGCAAGAAGCGATTAAACTCGTTTATGCCGATAACGACATTGTTTACGTAAGCATTCATTCGCTGCATAAAATCTCCAAATACAACGGCAAAGACGGCACACCACCGAAGATTTACAAACTCGGCTCGAATGCCTGGAAAGTTTTAAAACAAAAAACCAAAGCGCGTGTCAAACACATTGCCTTCAACTTAATTCAATTATACGCCAAGCGAAGACTGGAAAAAGGATTCCAATTTGCCCCCGACAGTTATTTGCAAAAAGAATTAGAAAGTTCGTTCATTTATGAAGATACGCCCGACCAAATCACCGCCACGCAAGATGTCAAGGCCGATATGGAAAAAGACCGTCCAATGGACCGATTGGTTTGTGGTGACGTAGGTTTCGGGAAAACGGAAGTCGCTATTCGTGCGGCTTTCAAAGCAGTGGACAACAGCAAGCAAGTCGCTGTTTTGGTACCAACGACCATTTTGGCCTACCAACATTACCGAACTTTTTCTGAACGTTTGAAAGATATGCCGGTGAAAGTCGGTTATTTAAATAGATTCCGAACCGCTAAACAGAAAGCGCAAACTTTGGAAGAATTGGCTTCCGGAAAATTGGATATTATCATTGGTACGCACCAATTGGTGAACAAAAATGTACAGTTTAAAGATTTAGGTTTGCTGATTGTAGACGAAGAACAAAAGTTTGGCGTCAACGTCAAAGACAAACTCAAAACCATTGCGGCCAATGTAGACACCTTGACTTTAACCGCAACGCCTATTCCGAGAACCTTACAGTTTTCCTTGATGGCAGCTCGAGATTTATCCGTTATTACAACGCCGCCACCCAATCGTTATCCTATCGAATCGCAAGTCGTTGGCTTTAATGAAGAGTTGATTCGCGATGCGATTTCGTATGAAATTCAAAGAAACGGACAAGTATTTTTTATCAATAATAGAATCGAGAATATCAAGGAAATTGCCGGTATGATTCAGCGATTGGTGCCCGATGCCAGAGTCGGCATTGGTCACGGGCAAATGGAAGGCACGAAATTGGAAGAACTGATGCTCGGTTTTATGAATGGTGATTTTGATGTTTTAGTCGCCACCACCATTATCGAAAGCGGTTTGGATGTGCCGAATGCCAATACGATTTTCATCAACAACGCCAATAATTTCGGCTTGTCAGATTTACATCAAATGCGAGGAAGAGTTGGTCGAAGCAATAAAAAAGCATTTTGTTATTTCATTTGTCCGCCCTATTCTGCGATGACGGAAGACGCTCGAAAACGCATTCAGGCCTTAGAACAATTCAGCGAATTAGGCAGTGGTTTCAATATTGCCATGAAAGATTTAGAGATTCGCGGTGCCGGAGATTTATTAGGTGGTGAGCAAAGTGGTTTCATCAACGAAATCGGTTTTGAAACGTATCAAAAAATCATGAACGAAGCCATCGAAGAGTTGAAAGAAAATGAATTCAAAGAATTATACGAATCAGATACTGACATTGACACCAAAGAATATGTCAAGGATTTACAAATCGACACCGACTTTGAATTGCTCTTTCCGGATGAATACATCAACAACATTTCGGAGCGTTTGAATTTGTACAATGAATTGGGGAATATCAAAAATGAAGAAGAATTAATTGCCTACGAAAACAAACTGATTGACCGATTTGGTCCGTTACCGAAAGAAGCGAAAGCACTACTCAACAGCATCCGTATCAAATGGATTGCGACACAAGTCGGTATTGAAAAAATTGTGATGAAACAAGGCAAACTAATTGGGTATTTTGTCTCCGACCAACAATCGGAGTATTATAATTCGAAGCAATTCCGACACATGCTACAGTTTGTGCAACAGCATGGCAATATTTGTAAAATGAAAGAGAAAGAAACCAAAAACGGTTTGCGTTTGCTGCTTACATTCGAAAACGTAAAATCCATTTCCCGAGCTTTGGAGTATATGGAATTGATGAAAAAATAA
- a CDS encoding L-threonine 3-dehydrogenase has product MSTKILIIGACGQIGTELTKKLRSIYGVDNVVASDIRKLNIDIVNEGIFEVVNALDYNQIEHLIEQYEITDVYLMAALLSATAEKNPAFAWDLNMNSLFHVLNLAKAGKIKKIFWPSSIAVFGPTTPRINTPQYTIMEPTTVYGISKQTGERWCEYYHNIYGVDVRSIRYPGLISWSTEPGGGTTDYAVDIYHKALKDGKYECFLSEDTALPMMYMDDAINATVEIMQAPSENIKIRSSYNLAGVSFTPKEIAAEIKNHIPDFTISYKPDFRQKIADSWPASIDDSAAQKDWNWKHKFDLASMTVEMLENLK; this is encoded by the coding sequence ATGAGTACAAAAATTCTAATTATTGGTGCTTGCGGACAAATCGGAACCGAGCTAACCAAAAAACTAAGAAGCATTTACGGCGTTGACAATGTAGTGGCTTCCGACATCCGAAAGTTGAATATTGACATTGTTAACGAAGGCATTTTTGAAGTAGTCAATGCTTTAGATTACAATCAGATTGAACATTTAATAGAACAATACGAAATCACCGATGTGTATTTGATGGCAGCTTTGCTATCGGCAACGGCTGAAAAGAATCCTGCCTTTGCTTGGGATTTGAATATGAACTCTTTATTTCACGTATTGAATTTGGCGAAAGCCGGCAAAATAAAAAAGATATTCTGGCCTTCGAGTATCGCGGTTTTCGGGCCCACAACCCCAAGAATCAACACACCGCAATATACCATTATGGAACCGACTACGGTATACGGCATCAGCAAACAAACCGGTGAAAGATGGTGTGAATACTATCATAATATTTATGGTGTTGATGTACGAAGTATTCGTTATCCGGGCTTAATCAGTTGGTCGACCGAACCGGGTGGAGGAACTACAGATTATGCGGTAGACATTTACCACAAAGCTTTGAAAGACGGCAAGTATGAATGTTTCCTTTCGGAAGATACAGCGCTGCCAATGATGTATATGGATGATGCGATTAACGCGACAGTAGAAATCATGCAGGCACCGAGTGAGAACATCAAAATTCGTTCTTCTTATAACTTGGCCGGAGTGAGTTTTACGCCCAAAGAAATTGCAGCCGAAATCAAAAACCACATTCCGGATTTTACCATTTCTTATAAACCCGATTTCCGTCAGAAGATTGCCGACAGTTGGCCGGCTTCTATAGATGACAGTGCGGCACAGAAGGATTGGAATTGGAAGCACAAATTTGACTTAGCTTCTATGACGGTTGAGATGTTAGAAAATCTTAAATAA
- a CDS encoding nuclear transport factor 2 family protein — protein MKKTVFLLIALITTTIITAQVKAKTPVVDPKEQINKTLDAWHKDAAEANFKNYFDAMTDDSIFIGTDATEHWDKTAFQAFAKPYFDKGKAWNFTSLERHIYFSSDKKVAWFDELLDTQMKICRGSGVMVLVKGKWKIKHYVLSMTIPNDNIDEVIEVKAPIEDELITTLKDKKE, from the coding sequence ATGAAAAAAACAGTATTCCTATTGATAGCATTAATCACAACTACCATTATAACCGCTCAAGTCAAAGCCAAAACTCCGGTAGTTGACCCTAAAGAACAAATCAACAAAACGCTCGATGCTTGGCACAAAGACGCTGCCGAAGCCAACTTTAAAAACTACTTCGACGCAATGACCGACGATTCTATTTTTATAGGAACTGATGCGACCGAACATTGGGATAAAACCGCTTTTCAAGCTTTTGCCAAACCTTATTTCGACAAAGGAAAGGCTTGGAACTTTACCTCTTTAGAGAGACATATTTACTTCAGCAGTGATAAAAAAGTCGCTTGGTTTGATGAATTACTCGATACCCAAATGAAAATCTGTCGCGGTTCGGGTGTGATGGTTTTAGTCAAAGGAAAGTGGAAAATAAAACACTATGTCCTTTCGATGACAATCCCTAACGACAATATTGACGAAGTCATTGAAGTCAAAGCACCTATCGAAGACGAACTAATCACTACGTTAAAAGACAAAAAGGAATAA